A genomic segment from Candidatus Woesearchaeota archaeon encodes:
- a CDS encoding HEPN domain-containing protein, producing MEKSQKSLLSAKIVSGIHNFDDAVALTYYSMYYSALALLYRCGIKSENHAGTIILLKELFRIDNTSITNAKKERIDKQYYTEFKATEKDVQEGVKEAEEFNSLIKNFIDKIKKTEIEGYNKKAKLLLK from the coding sequence ATGGAAAAATCCCAAAAGTCATTACTGTCCGCAAAAATTGTGTCAGGCATACACAATTTTGATGATGCTGTCGCATTGACATACTATTCAATGTATTATTCGGCACTTGCGCTTCTCTACAGATGCGGGATCAAGTCTGAAAATCATGCCGGAACAATCATTCTGCTTAAAGAATTGTTCAGAATTGACAATACTTCAATCACAAATGCAAAGAAGGAAAGAATAGACAAGCAATACTACACAGAATTCAAGGCAACTGAAAAAGATGTACAAGAAGGGGTGAAAGAGGCGGAAGAGTTTAACAGCCTGATAAAGAATTTCATTGACAAAATCAAAAAAACTGAAATTGAAGGATATAATAAAAAAGCAAAATTACTCCTCAAGTGA
- a CDS encoding nucleotidyltransferase domain-containing protein: MSQINYNIFQELEKQDNHIRGLAKALRTNQTTIARKATELEKQNILDYREEGRNKVYFIRKSLESHEYRKIVELYKILEIIKKYPRLRQIIEKVQANEEINLALIFGSYAKMSIDKDSDIDLYLETENKEIKKLIEFSDSKLSIKIGKFDKEMPLIKEIIKSHIIIKGVDRYFELVH; encoded by the coding sequence ATGTCACAAATAAATTACAATATATTTCAAGAGCTGGAAAAACAGGATAACCATATTAGGGGATTAGCAAAAGCATTGCGTACAAATCAAACCACAATTGCACGAAAAGCCACAGAACTTGAAAAACAAAATATTCTTGATTATAGGGAAGAAGGAAGAAACAAGGTTTACTTTATAAGAAAATCGCTTGAATCCCACGAATACCGAAAAATCGTTGAACTTTACAAAATTCTAGAGATCATTAAAAAATATCCGCGGCTAAGGCAAATAATAGAAAAAGTCCAGGCAAATGAAGAAATCAATCTCGCATTGATTTTTGGCTCATATGCTAAAATGAGCATTGACAAGGACAGCGATATTGATTTATACCTGGAAACTGAAAACAAAGAGATAAAAAAATTAATAGAATTTTCAGACTCAAAGCTGAGCATAAAAATAGGCAAATTTGATAAAGAAATGCCCCTTATCAAAGAAATAATAAAAAGTCACATTATCATAAAAGGAGTTGACAGGTACTTTGAACTCGTTCATTAA
- a CDS encoding aminotransferase class I/II-fold pyridoxal phosphate-dependent enzyme gives MPPLPIGAIIRNGPFALSGINLEDLRTNFELGESDPGKAALIERIAERNGIDPSAVRLADSALNLVNALLGKAGSGNIGMYAPEFSFFRKMCSELGLDTVRLGDGSQNSVRENSISAIVVSNPSNPGGGLRNPGKIIEQGNNYGALLIVDEAYMEFAGNKASLIKHAAENPGIVVVRTFSKFYGIDEPGKVAYAVSKNGELDGLNITQPGQAAMDRAARKLGGKNEDAARYDVAVRREALTDILANGLGCEVKPSVTNFVMARMPGGNLYTAMRGMNVRVRDLNNEPGLEGQGFCRVAVGSYSQMSQLAERVGLCK, from the coding sequence ATGCCTCCGCTACCCATCGGCGCTATCATCCGCAATGGCCCTTTTGCCCTAAGCGGGATTAACCTGGAAGATTTAAGGACAAATTTCGAGCTGGGAGAATCTGATCCAGGCAAGGCTGCGCTTATCGAGAGGATTGCGGAGAGGAATGGGATTGATCCATCAGCAGTCAGGCTGGCAGACAGCGCACTGAATCTTGTAAATGCATTGCTGGGCAAGGCAGGGAGCGGAAATATCGGGATGTACGCACCTGAGTTTTCATTTTTCAGGAAGATGTGCAGCGAGCTTGGCCTGGATACTGTCAGGCTTGGCGATGGGAGCCAAAATTCTGTCAGGGAAAACAGCATTTCAGCAATTGTCGTCTCAAATCCAAGCAATCCGGGCGGCGGGTTAAGGAATCCTGGGAAGATTATTGAACAGGGAAACAACTATGGCGCGCTACTTATAGTTGATGAAGCTTACATGGAATTTGCAGGGAACAAGGCTTCCCTGATAAAGCATGCAGCAGAAAACCCAGGAATTGTGGTGGTGAGGACTTTCTCAAAGTTCTATGGTATTGATGAGCCTGGAAAAGTGGCCTATGCAGTTTCAAAAAATGGCGAACTGGACGGGTTGAATATCACCCAGCCCGGCCAGGCAGCAATGGACCGCGCTGCAAGAAAGCTTGGCGGCAAAAATGAGGATGCTGCGAGATATGATGTTGCTGTGCGGAGGGAAGCCCTGACGGATATTTTGGCAAATGGATTAGGTTGCGAAGTGAAGCCAAGCGTGACGAATTTTGTCATGGCAAGAATGCCCGGAGGCAATTTGTACACTGCAATGAGGGGCATGAATGTCAGGGTCAGGGACCTAAACAATGAGCCGGGCCTGGAAGGGCAGGGATTCTGCAGGGTGGCAGTTGGGAGCTATAGCCAGATGTCGCAGCTTGCTGAGAGGGTGGGACTATGCAAATAG
- the twy1 gene encoding 4-demethylwyosine synthase TYW1: MLTPEAKQALEKQSYIVVGEHSAVKTCGWTKNMLRGEGGCYKFKFYGIRSHQCMQMTTSISCANRCSFCWRDYKAPVSKEWAWAVDEPDFIIENSIAAHMKLLTGFGGNPKTSRYMWDQSKKVGHVALSLTGEPITYPRMNELVQKFHKRKISTFIVTNAQYPNAIRNLVTCTQLYLSVDAPDKKTLKKIDVPLFHDYWERLLLSLDYCNEKRYRTTIRLTCVKGENMHNLEGYKNLILRGDPDFIEVKGYMFVGASRERLKQENMPTHAEVKDFGLQLLELLPEYEFASEHIPSRVILLAKKKWHKKTWIDYDSFFEKINVSPYPENLDAEEYTVGTQQVKAGTKDEMNLD; encoded by the coding sequence ATGCTAACTCCCGAGGCAAAGCAGGCATTGGAAAAACAATCCTACATTGTTGTAGGAGAACATTCTGCTGTCAAGACATGTGGCTGGACCAAGAACATGCTGAGGGGCGAAGGCGGGTGCTACAAATTCAAGTTCTACGGCATAAGGAGCCACCAATGCATGCAGATGACAACAAGCATTTCCTGCGCAAACCGGTGCTCATTTTGCTGGCGCGACTATAAGGCGCCTGTCTCAAAGGAATGGGCATGGGCTGTTGACGAACCTGACTTCATCATAGAGAATTCTATCGCAGCACACATGAAACTTTTGACTGGTTTCGGCGGCAACCCAAAGACAAGCAGGTACATGTGGGACCAAAGCAAGAAAGTGGGGCATGTTGCCCTTTCATTGACTGGCGAGCCAATTACCTATCCAAGGATGAATGAGCTTGTCCAGAAATTCCACAAGCGAAAAATTTCAACCTTCATTGTGACAAATGCGCAGTATCCCAACGCGATAAGGAATCTTGTCACATGCACCCAGCTTTATCTGAGCGTGGACGCGCCGGACAAGAAAACCCTGAAAAAAATCGATGTTCCCCTGTTCCATGATTATTGGGAAAGGCTGCTCCTGAGCCTTGATTACTGCAACGAGAAAAGATACAGGACAACAATAAGGCTCACGTGCGTCAAGGGCGAGAACATGCACAACCTGGAGGGGTACAAGAACCTGATCCTGCGCGGCGACCCTGATTTCATCGAAGTCAAAGGCTACATGTTTGTTGGCGCATCAAGGGAGCGATTGAAGCAGGAAAACATGCCAACCCATGCCGAAGTGAAGGATTTCGGCCTGCAGCTTCTTGAGCTTCTCCCGGAATATGAGTTTGCATCCGAGCACATCCCTTCGAGAGTAATCCTTCTTGCCAAGAAAAAATGGCATAAAAAAACATGGATAGACTATGACAGTTTCTTTGAAAAGATTAATGTCTCTCCATATCCGGAAAACCTGGACGCAGAAGAATACACAGTTGGCACTCAGCAGGTCAAGGCAGGCACCAAGGATGAGATGAACCTTGACTGA
- a CDS encoding arginase family protein: protein MKVLVLPSGNEDKRNGAYAAAEALPKEAVNENSFFTRLELVAPAGNKSGSGSEESGFGKIAGEILAGQGKVYAFVGDHASSILLTELIAKQSRNPGLILIDAHPDCLKSIDGKKDWIRRIVDEGIIRPENILIVGARKFAGEEIDFLKSNRIRRLDMRQIFSNGIDETADTIMENARQWDAVQVSVDMDAIDPAFAPGVEAPEPGGLGAREIIALVQRLRNLRNIRIVDVSEVLPGKDVNGITAKLAAKIISEFA from the coding sequence ATGAAAGTCCTGGTTCTGCCAAGTGGAAATGAGGATAAGAGGAATGGAGCTTATGCAGCTGCTGAAGCCCTGCCAAAGGAGGCCGTCAATGAAAACTCATTTTTCACAAGGCTTGAGCTGGTGGCTCCTGCAGGAAATAAAAGCGGGAGTGGAAGCGAAGAAAGCGGATTCGGGAAAATTGCAGGGGAGATTCTGGCAGGGCAAGGCAAAGTCTATGCATTTGTCGGGGACCATGCCTCAAGCATTCTCCTGACGGAATTGATAGCGAAGCAAAGCCGGAATCCAGGGCTAATCCTGATTGATGCGCATCCTGACTGCCTCAAAAGCATCGATGGAAAAAAGGACTGGATACGGCGCATTGTCGACGAGGGGATTATCAGGCCGGAGAATATTTTGATTGTCGGCGCGCGAAAATTTGCAGGGGAGGAAATAGACTTCCTAAAATCCAACAGGATAAGGCGGCTGGACATGAGGCAAATCTTCTCAAACGGGATTGATGAGACAGCTGACACCATCATGGAAAATGCAAGGCAGTGGGATGCTGTCCAGGTTTCGGTTGACATGGATGCAATTGACCCTGCATTTGCGCCAGGGGTGGAGGCGCCGGAGCCGGGCGGGCTGGGCGCCAGGGAGATCATTGCACTTGTGCAGCGGCTGAGGAACTTAAGGAATATCAGGATTGTCGATGTTTCTGAGGTATTGCCCGGCAAGGATGTGAATGGCATTACAGCAAAACTGGCTGCGAAGATTATTTCAGAGTTTGCATGA
- a CDS encoding arginine--tRNA ligase — MSQYIGEIKETLHKATGLGTEEIALEVPKNPEYGDYAFPCFILAKRLKKRPDEIAIGLASKMHASGNITEIAAAGPYLNFKVNKSGLAADIIAEILKKKDQFGSNGLGKGKNALIEHTSVNPNASPHVGRARNAMIGDSLARILRFEKYKVEVHYFVNDVGKQIAMLAIGCRDRKNVDFKSLLDIYVQMSGEMEKNPEIEKEIFAMLKKIEEGDKKTKDEFEKVVEICIDGQKKIFSEFGIEYGHFDHESKYLRSKKTAETLGKLEKTGRLFTDEENRKVLDLKGFDIPMENPVLVLTRADGTSLYPLRDLTYHLEKAEKSENNFVVLGEDHKLYYQQIQASMKLLGIEAPKVVHYSFVLLNEGKMSTRKGNIVLLEEFMEEARKKAEQEIRKRHGEVAHIAELSRAIGYGAVKYAILKVSPEKNVNFDWDSALSFEGDTGPYIQYSHARIASILAKHGKKPKSDIDAKLLTQKEEAAIVTKLAAFNETISKACEDLKPHIIAGYASELAQRLNEFYHNCPILQADGKTMEARLALALSVKHALKTCLNLLGIEAPEKM; from the coding sequence ATGAGCCAATATATCGGAGAGATAAAGGAAACGCTGCACAAGGCCACCGGCCTGGGAACTGAAGAGATTGCGCTGGAAGTGCCAAAAAATCCCGAATACGGGGATTATGCGTTTCCATGCTTTATCCTGGCCAAGCGCTTAAAAAAAAGGCCTGATGAAATTGCGATTGGGCTTGCGTCAAAGATGCATGCATCGGGCAACATTACAGAAATTGCAGCTGCCGGGCCGTACCTCAATTTCAAAGTCAACAAATCAGGCCTTGCTGCAGACATCATTGCAGAAATTCTCAAGAAAAAAGACCAGTTTGGAAGCAATGGCCTTGGAAAAGGCAAGAACGCGCTTATTGAGCACACAAGCGTCAACCCCAATGCATCGCCGCATGTTGGCAGGGCAAGAAATGCAATGATTGGTGACAGCCTGGCCCGCATCCTCAGGTTTGAGAAGTACAAGGTTGAAGTGCATTACTTTGTCAATGATGTGGGGAAGCAGATTGCAATGCTTGCAATTGGCTGCAGGGACAGGAAGAATGTTGATTTCAAGAGCCTGCTGGACATCTATGTCCAGATGAGCGGCGAAATGGAAAAAAACCCTGAAATTGAGAAGGAAATATTCGCGATGCTCAAGAAAATCGAGGAAGGCGACAAAAAGACAAAGGATGAGTTTGAAAAGGTCGTTGAAATCTGCATTGACGGGCAAAAAAAGATTTTTTCTGAATTCGGGATTGAATACGGCCATTTTGACCACGAGTCAAAATACCTGCGGAGCAAAAAGACCGCCGAAACCCTTGGGAAGCTGGAAAAGACAGGCAGGCTTTTTACCGACGAGGAAAACAGGAAAGTCCTGGACCTGAAGGGATTTGACATCCCGATGGAAAATCCGGTGCTTGTGCTGACGCGGGCAGATGGGACGTCGCTTTACCCGCTCAGGGACCTGACTTACCACCTGGAAAAGGCTGAAAAAAGCGAAAACAATTTTGTTGTGCTTGGCGAAGACCACAAGCTGTATTACCAGCAAATCCAGGCATCAATGAAGCTGCTGGGCATTGAAGCGCCAAAGGTCGTGCATTATTCATTCGTGCTGCTCAATGAAGGGAAAATGTCCACACGGAAAGGCAACATCGTGCTTCTTGAAGAGTTCATGGAGGAGGCAAGGAAAAAAGCCGAGCAGGAGATCAGGAAAAGGCACGGCGAAGTCGCGCATATAGCTGAATTGTCGAGGGCAATCGGTTATGGCGCAGTCAAGTATGCAATTCTGAAGGTCAGCCCGGAGAAGAATGTGAATTTTGACTGGGATTCGGCCTTGAGCTTTGAAGGGGACACAGGCCCGTACATACAATACAGCCATGCCAGGATTGCGTCCATACTTGCAAAGCACGGCAAGAAGCCAAAATCAGACATTGATGCAAAGCTTCTGACCCAGAAGGAAGAAGCTGCAATTGTCACAAAGCTGGCTGCATTCAACGAAACAATCAGCAAAGCCTGTGAAGACCTTAAGCCGCACATAATAGCCGGATATGCCAGCGAGCTTGCGCAAAGGCTCAATGAGTTCTACCATAATTGCCCGATTCTGCAGGCTGACGGGAAAACCATGGAAGCAAGGCTTGCCCTTGCCCTAAGCGTCAAGCATGCACTGAAAACGTGCCTGAATTTGCTCGGGATTGAAGCGCCTGAAAAGATGTAG